One part of the Tolypothrix sp. NIES-4075 genome encodes these proteins:
- a CDS encoding glycosyltransferase produces the protein MKILYLTTVLPSKKTTGGEIASQSFIDALQHNGHEVLILGYQRPSSIFQPKHNEIPIAQKHIETEKSRLYPMLWMSLGLLKNLPYSSAKYYSQKYINQLKTILKQENFDIFIIDHAQIGWLAPFLNNKAKIIFIAHNIEHEIYLAQLKNSQSQISQHIYQRETDLIKYMEDNLARTATQVWTFTEYDASYFLNINQATKIFHLPSSLKISPNQSVIKHFDIGIIGSWTWKANKLGLNWFLEKVYPHLPTNLSIHIAGLGAEWLRGQYPNINYCGFVPSVQTFMAQTKVLAIPSISGGGVQIKTLDAIASGSPLVATPTALRGISEYPSSVIVAEKPEEFALYLVQLLTLNTIPDICAEAITWSENRRSKFFADITCAINHL, from the coding sequence ATGAAAATATTATACTTAACAACCGTCCTTCCTAGTAAAAAAACAACAGGCGGTGAAATTGCATCACAATCATTTATTGATGCACTTCAACATAACGGACATGAAGTCTTAATCCTAGGATATCAGCGCCCAAGCAGTATTTTTCAACCAAAACACAATGAAATACCCATCGCCCAAAAACACATAGAAACAGAAAAATCCAGACTTTATCCCATGCTTTGGATGAGTTTAGGACTATTAAAAAATCTTCCCTACTCCTCAGCAAAATATTATTCCCAAAAATACATCAATCAACTCAAAACTATTTTAAAACAAGAAAACTTTGACATTTTCATAATAGATCATGCCCAAATCGGCTGGTTAGCACCTTTTCTTAACAACAAAGCAAAAATTATATTCATCGCTCATAACATTGAACATGAAATATATCTAGCCCAATTAAAAAACTCTCAAAGTCAGATATCACAACATATATATCAGCGAGAAACTGACCTCATCAAATATATGGAAGATAATTTGGCGAGAACAGCTACACAAGTTTGGACATTTACAGAATATGATGCTAGCTACTTTCTAAATATTAATCAAGCAACTAAAATCTTTCATCTACCTTCTAGCTTGAAAATATCACCGAATCAATCTGTAATAAAACACTTTGACATTGGTATTATCGGTTCTTGGACATGGAAAGCTAATAAATTAGGGCTGAATTGGTTTTTAGAAAAAGTTTATCCGCACCTACCCACAAATCTATCAATTCACATAGCTGGGTTAGGTGCCGAATGGTTGCGCGGGCAGTATCCTAATATCAATTATTGCGGTTTTGTCCCCAGTGTCCAAACATTTATGGCACAGACGAAAGTATTAGCAATTCCCTCTATTAGTGGGGGTGGGGTACAGATAAAAACTTTGGATGCGATCGCTTCCGGTTCTCCTTTAGTAGCAACACCTACTGCATTACGTGGCATATCTGAATATCCTTCTTCAGTTATAGTTGCCGAAAAACCAGAAGAATTCGCTCTTTATTTGGTTCAATTATTAACTTTAAACACAATACCAGATATTTGTGCCGAGGCGATCACCTGGTCAGAAAATCGCCGCTCGAAATTTTTTGCGGATATTACTTGTGCCATAAATCATCTTTAA
- a CDS encoding glycoside hydrolase family 5 protein, producing MQRLKSILWRSFTAKIAIGFILVLLSTNLYLFSPQFPSSTEAAATNIILPLSTRGSQIVDAKGKIVMLRGINWFGIEINTHAPHGLWSRDYKDMLAQIKSLGYNFIRLPYSVEALRSQNISGINFSIGANKDLQGKTPLEVMDLVIQEAQRQGLLILLDSHCLKDDRISELWYGDGFTEKDWIDTWKMLANRYKKYTNIIGADLKNEPHGSASWGTGNQATDWQLAAERAGNRILSINPNWLIFVEGIEKNVPGQKQSNYFWGANLEGVRKYPVRLKISKKLVYSPHEYGGSNVSWFADPIFPANLYQRWETGFNYIATQRIAPIFIGEFGGYFVDNKSKEGIWQRFLVDYIANKKLSFAYWCWNPNSKGTGGILLDDWRNINAPKQKLLNKLLK from the coding sequence ATGCAACGACTTAAATCAATACTATGGAGAAGCTTCACAGCAAAAATTGCCATTGGCTTCATCTTAGTTTTACTCTCTACAAATCTCTACCTTTTTTCGCCACAGTTCCCCAGCAGCACAGAAGCCGCAGCTACTAATATTATCTTGCCTTTATCCACTCGCGGTTCTCAGATTGTTGATGCTAAAGGTAAAATCGTCATGCTGCGCGGCATAAACTGGTTTGGTATAGAAATTAACACACATGCACCTCATGGTCTTTGGAGCAGAGACTATAAAGACATGCTCGCTCAAATTAAAAGTTTGGGCTACAACTTCATCCGCTTACCTTATTCCGTAGAAGCCCTACGTTCTCAAAACATCAGCGGTATCAACTTTTCTATCGGTGCAAATAAAGATTTGCAAGGCAAAACCCCCCTTGAAGTCATGGATTTAGTAATTCAAGAAGCTCAACGTCAGGGGTTGCTGATTCTGTTAGATAGTCATTGTCTTAAAGATGACCGAATTTCCGAATTATGGTATGGAGACGGATTCACTGAGAAAGACTGGATTGACACTTGGAAGATGCTAGCAAATCGTTACAAAAAATACACCAACATCATTGGAGCAGATTTGAAGAATGAACCCCACGGTAGTGCTAGTTGGGGAACTGGGAACCAAGCTACAGACTGGCAATTAGCGGCAGAGCGTGCCGGAAATCGAATTCTCAGCATCAACCCAAATTGGCTAATTTTCGTTGAAGGAATCGAGAAAAATGTGCCCGGTCAAAAACAATCAAATTACTTTTGGGGTGCAAATTTAGAGGGTGTCCGCAAATATCCAGTGCGTCTGAAAATATCCAAAAAACTAGTATATTCACCGCACGAATATGGTGGTTCTAATGTGTCCTGGTTTGCAGATCCGATATTCCCGGCAAATCTTTATCAACGCTGGGAAACTGGATTTAATTATATTGCCACTCAGCGTATTGCCCCGATTTTTATTGGTGAATTTGGCGGATATTTTGTAGATAACAAATCAAAAGAAGGAATTTGGCAACGCTTTCTTGTCGATTACATTGCTAATAAAAAGTTGAGCTTTGCTTATTGGTGTTGGAATCCCAATAGTAAAGGTACTGGCGGCATTCTCCTAGATGACTGGCGAAATATAAACGCTCCCAAACAGAAACTTTTGAATAAGCTACTGAAATAA
- a CDS encoding WecB/TagA/CpsF family glycosyltransferase has translation MKKVKILNLEFDNLSKREFLENLESGVVFTPNVDHLIKLEKDPEFLQAYSISDYNLCDSKILIYASRFLGTPIKEKISGSDIFPAFYNYHKKNEEIKIFLLGAGKGVAFTAQNKINKKIGRNMVIATYSPPFGFEHDEKECQNIIDMINNSRATVLVIGVGAPKQEKWIYKYKDSLPFIKIFMALGATIDFEADNVKRAPKWMSEVGLEWLFRLLREPKRLWKRYLVDDVFFFLLLLRQKFKLFLKKDREDDSRLWESLDRL, from the coding sequence ATGAAGAAAGTTAAAATTCTGAACTTGGAATTTGACAATTTGTCAAAGAGAGAGTTTTTAGAAAACTTAGAATCGGGGGTAGTATTTACGCCGAATGTCGATCATCTCATCAAACTCGAAAAAGACCCTGAATTTTTGCAAGCATACAGCATTAGTGATTATAACCTTTGTGACAGTAAAATCCTGATTTATGCTTCAAGATTTCTCGGAACACCAATCAAAGAAAAAATATCAGGCTCAGACATATTTCCTGCTTTCTACAATTACCATAAAAAGAATGAAGAGATAAAGATTTTTCTTTTAGGAGCCGGTAAAGGAGTCGCTTTCACGGCTCAAAATAAGATAAATAAAAAAATCGGCAGAAATATGGTAATTGCTACATATTCTCCGCCTTTTGGGTTTGAACATGACGAAAAAGAATGTCAAAACATAATTGACATGATTAATAATTCGCGTGCCACAGTTCTGGTAATAGGTGTTGGTGCTCCAAAACAAGAAAAGTGGATATACAAGTACAAAGATAGTTTGCCATTTATCAAAATATTTATGGCATTAGGAGCAACTATTGATTTTGAAGCAGACAATGTGAAAAGAGCGCCTAAATGGATGAGTGAAGTAGGGTTAGAATGGTTGTTTAGATTATTACGCGAACCTAAAAGATTGTGGAAAAGATATTTAGTAGATGATGTTTTTTTCTTTTTACTACTTTTGAGACAAAAATTCAAGTTATTTCTGAAAAAAGACCGCGAGGATGATAGTAGACTTTGGGAAAGTCTTGACAGATTATAA
- the crtB gene encoding 15-cis-phytoene synthase CrtB has protein sequence MLQLPDSKARMKTLVSVDESYKLCRQLIAKYSTTFYLGTLLVSKEKRPAIWAIYAWCRRTDELVDGPASAITTPETLDLWEQQLESIFSGCPFENFDVALVDTIQRFSMDIQPFRDMIAGQRMDLYRSRYETFKELYLYCYRVAGTVGLMSTAVMGVDTNTNTAPWNRQKPTYIPTEEAITLGIAHQLTNILRDVGEDARRGRIYIPQEDLARFDYTEQDLLKGVVDERWRSLMRFQIARARQYYIKAEKGISYLSPDARLPVWASLMHYSRILSVIERNDYDVFSQRAYVAQWKKLSSLPVAWLRSQAL, from the coding sequence ATGCTGCAACTGCCTGATTCCAAAGCGCGCATGAAAACGCTGGTCTCTGTGGATGAGTCCTATAAACTTTGTCGCCAACTCATAGCAAAGTACTCCACGACTTTTTACCTTGGTACTTTGTTAGTGAGTAAGGAAAAGCGTCCCGCTATTTGGGCAATTTACGCTTGGTGCCGCCGAACAGACGAACTGGTGGATGGTCCTGCATCTGCTATAACTACGCCGGAAACCCTAGATTTATGGGAACAGCAGCTAGAATCTATTTTTAGTGGCTGCCCTTTTGAAAATTTCGATGTAGCTTTGGTAGACACCATCCAACGCTTCTCAATGGACATTCAACCCTTTCGGGATATGATTGCCGGTCAGCGTATGGACTTATACCGTAGCCGCTACGAAACATTTAAAGAGTTATATCTTTACTGTTACCGTGTAGCAGGCACCGTCGGTTTGATGTCAACGGCAGTGATGGGAGTTGATACAAACACCAACACAGCGCCGTGGAATCGCCAAAAACCGACATACATTCCCACCGAAGAAGCGATCACTTTAGGAATTGCCCACCAACTCACCAACATCCTCCGGGATGTAGGTGAAGACGCAAGGCGAGGACGAATCTACATTCCCCAAGAAGACTTGGCGCGATTTGACTACACTGAGCAAGATTTGTTGAAAGGTGTTGTCGATGAGCGCTGGCGCTCTCTGATGCGTTTTCAAATTGCCAGGGCACGCCAATATTATATCAAAGCAGAAAAGGGAATATCTTACTTGTCACCCGATGCCCGTTTGCCCGTGTGGGCATCTTTGATGCATTACAGTCGCATTTTAAGCGTTATTGAACGTAACGATTATGATGTGTTCAGTCAACGCGCCTACGTGGCTCAGTGGAAAAAGTTAAGCAGTTTGCCAGTAGCTTGGCTGCGATCGCAAGCCCTCTAA
- a CDS encoding O-antigen ligase family protein, whose translation MLRFTRLVEKAFVVFSLFLSTAALIPVLLESPDGSIPQDPYSPLLFMGIYMVTLLLLATRRKSFLLIAQKDFLIWVLVGIALASAIWTVAPDITLRRSLLLLGTTLFGIYLAMRYSLREQLQLLSWALGLVILLSIVFAIGLPSYGLMTIQEGGVHAGAWRGIMSHKNLLGRLMVLSSMVFLFVAICDSIANSKYRWFPWIGYVLSIVLIVRSTSKTALVVFVVLMLIMPLYRTWRRNFNQLVPIAIALILVIGSATILFVDNLPFITSALGRDLTLTGRTELWSVMLELIQERPLLGYGFNGFWRDWDSDVTAYLWRTLQWECPYGHNGFMDLLAELGISGLAVFLLSLTTAYIQGVRWLRITKNVEGLWTLMYLSFLVIYNISESTLLATNSIFWILYVSTIFSMAIELEQAQISIYAAVMAQEKEPNFR comes from the coding sequence CATTTGTTGTATTTTCTCTTTTTCTTTCAACAGCTGCCTTGATACCAGTGCTATTAGAAAGTCCAGATGGTAGTATTCCCCAAGACCCTTATAGTCCCTTACTTTTCATGGGGATTTATATGGTGACTTTGCTTTTGCTTGCGACACGACGGAAGAGTTTTCTACTAATTGCACAAAAGGACTTTTTAATTTGGGTATTGGTAGGAATTGCATTAGCATCAGCAATTTGGACTGTAGCACCAGATATTACCCTACGCCGCAGTTTACTGTTGTTAGGAACAACTCTATTTGGCATATACTTAGCTATGCGCTACAGCTTGCGAGAGCAACTACAGTTATTAAGCTGGGCGCTAGGTTTGGTAATTTTACTTAGTATTGTGTTTGCCATAGGATTGCCATCTTACGGTTTAATGACCATTCAAGAGGGAGGCGTTCACGCAGGCGCTTGGCGGGGTATAATGTCGCACAAAAACCTCTTGGGACGGTTGATGGTTTTGAGCAGTATGGTATTTTTATTTGTAGCCATTTGTGACTCAATTGCTAACAGTAAATACCGCTGGTTTCCGTGGATTGGCTATGTTCTTTCCATTGTTTTAATAGTTCGTTCAACATCCAAAACAGCTTTAGTTGTGTTTGTAGTGTTGATGCTAATTATGCCGCTATATAGAACTTGGCGGCGTAATTTTAACCAACTAGTACCGATAGCGATCGCTCTCATTCTGGTAATAGGAAGTGCAACCATTTTATTTGTCGATAACTTACCCTTCATCACCAGTGCATTAGGGAGAGATTTGACATTAACAGGACGCACAGAGTTATGGAGCGTAATGCTTGAACTCATTCAAGAACGTCCTTTATTAGGTTACGGATTCAATGGTTTTTGGAGAGATTGGGATAGCGATGTCACTGCCTATCTTTGGCGTACACTTCAATGGGAATGTCCCTACGGTCATAACGGCTTCATGGATTTATTAGCCGAATTAGGTATATCCGGATTAGCTGTATTTTTATTGAGTTTAACAACAGCTTATATCCAAGGAGTACGCTGGTTAAGAATTACCAAAAACGTAGAAGGACTGTGGACATTAATGTATCTAAGCTTTTTGGTAATTTATAACATCAGCGAAAGTACCCTTTTAGCTACTAACAGCATCTTTTGGATATTATACGTGTCCACAATTTTTTCAATGGCTATAGAGTTAGAACAAGCTCAAATTTCCATTTATGCGGCAGTAATGGCACAAGAAAAAGAGCCAAACTTTAGATAA
- a CDS encoding glycosyltransferase family 2 protein produces MLISVCIASYKRPEGLNRLLTGLNQLTFNKCETPEIEVIIVDNDVTGSASKVCTSQLLKFKWKMKYSIEQQRGISYARNKAIACVNKNANFIAFIDDDEVPHPSWLDELLFVQQTHNADVVTGPALPHFIKSDVPNWIIQGKFFEPQRHPTGHILKVAFTNNVLIRSSILHNIDKIFDERFALSGGEDSHFFMRLYRAGYKLIWADQALVYEWIPESRTNIKWILQRGYLGWSRHSFCERELYPSIILLTIRITKGIALIAQGLCFILPSLFFGQHQFIKALLRIYKGVGTLAGIAGMRYQAYKITQGI; encoded by the coding sequence ATGCTAATTTCAGTATGTATAGCAAGTTATAAACGTCCTGAAGGATTAAACCGCTTGTTAACTGGTTTAAATCAGCTAACTTTTAATAAGTGTGAAACTCCAGAAATAGAAGTAATTATTGTTGATAACGATGTCACTGGTTCAGCGAGTAAAGTTTGCACAAGTCAACTGCTTAAATTCAAATGGAAAATGAAATATTCCATTGAACAACAGCGGGGTATTTCTTATGCGAGAAATAAAGCGATCGCCTGCGTTAACAAAAACGCAAACTTCATCGCTTTCATAGATGATGACGAAGTTCCCCACCCATCTTGGTTAGATGAACTTTTATTCGTTCAGCAAACACATAATGCAGACGTAGTAACCGGACCCGCATTACCACACTTTATCAAATCAGACGTACCTAACTGGATTATCCAAGGTAAATTTTTTGAACCACAACGTCACCCCACAGGACATATTCTCAAAGTTGCATTTACCAACAACGTACTAATTCGCTCCTCAATTTTACACAACATAGATAAAATTTTCGACGAGCGTTTTGCACTCTCCGGCGGCGAAGATTCCCACTTTTTCATGCGCCTCTACCGCGCAGGATATAAACTAATATGGGCAGACCAAGCATTAGTTTACGAGTGGATACCCGAAAGCCGTACTAACATCAAATGGATACTCCAACGCGGTTATTTAGGTTGGAGCCGACACAGCTTTTGCGAGCGCGAACTTTACCCTTCAATAATCCTACTCACCATCCGCATCACCAAAGGAATCGCACTAATAGCTCAAGGATTATGCTTTATCCTTCCCTCTCTTTTCTTCGGACAGCATCAATTTATTAAAGCATTATTACGTATCTACAAAGGCGTAGGAACTCTAGCAGGTATCGCCGGAATGCGCTACCAAGCCTACAAAATAACTCAAGGAATATAA
- a CDS encoding ABC transporter substrate-binding protein, translating to MKKINSALALSLATLLSGFLAAACTKTTTTTTSTTTTTSGATTAPASSTTTASNAKGLKIGSLLPSTGDLASIGQQMVGAIPLLVDTVNACGGVNGEKVTLIPVDDQTDPRAGAAGMTKLATVDRVGGVVGSFASSVSTAAVSIATPNKVMLISPGSTSPVFTEKAGKGDYKGYWARTAPPDTYQALALAQLANKKGFKKVSTVVINNDYGVGFEKAFVQAFEKSGGTVVNKNSPTRYDPKATTFDTEAQAAFAGKPDAVLVVAYEETASLLLKTAYQQGLAQGVQIMLTDGTKSDTFPNRVGKAADGKYIVSGAIGTVPGSNGKGLDAFTKLWQSKKGSPPAPYTPHAWDAAALLALAAQSAKDNTGVGIASKIREVANGPGTEVADVCEGLKLLKEGKKINYQGASGNVDIDQNGDVVGVYDVWTVGDDGKIKTIDKVSPK from the coding sequence ATGAAAAAAATAAATTCCGCCTTAGCTTTAAGTTTAGCTACTTTATTATCTGGCTTCCTCGCGGCAGCTTGTACGAAAACTACTACAACAACTACTAGCACCACTACCACAACTAGTGGTGCTACTACTGCCCCAGCTAGTTCAACTACCACAGCGAGTAATGCCAAAGGACTGAAAATTGGTTCGCTGTTACCCTCAACTGGTGACTTAGCTTCCATCGGTCAGCAGATGGTGGGTGCTATTCCCTTACTTGTGGATACAGTTAATGCTTGTGGTGGGGTGAACGGTGAAAAAGTCACCCTCATCCCTGTAGACGACCAAACAGACCCTAGAGCTGGTGCTGCGGGGATGACAAAATTAGCAACCGTAGATAGAGTAGGTGGTGTAGTTGGGTCTTTTGCCAGCAGCGTCTCTACAGCCGCAGTTTCCATCGCTACACCTAATAAAGTAATGTTGATTTCTCCAGGAAGTACTAGCCCGGTATTTACCGAAAAAGCAGGCAAAGGAGATTATAAAGGTTATTGGGCGCGTACTGCTCCCCCTGATACCTACCAAGCATTAGCCTTGGCTCAACTTGCGAATAAAAAAGGCTTCAAAAAAGTTTCCACAGTTGTGATTAACAACGACTACGGAGTAGGCTTTGAAAAAGCATTTGTCCAAGCTTTTGAAAAATCAGGTGGAACAGTAGTTAACAAAAACAGCCCCACTCGTTACGACCCCAAAGCTACGACTTTTGATACCGAAGCTCAAGCAGCTTTTGCCGGTAAACCGGATGCAGTATTGGTCGTAGCTTATGAAGAAACTGCTAGTTTACTACTAAAAACTGCTTATCAGCAAGGTCTGGCTCAGGGAGTACAGATTATGCTGACAGATGGCACCAAGTCAGATACCTTCCCGAATAGAGTTGGGAAAGCTGCCGATGGTAAATATATTGTTAGTGGAGCGATCGGCACCGTACCTGGTTCCAATGGTAAAGGATTAGATGCTTTCACCAAGCTTTGGCAATCCAAAAAAGGCTCTCCACCAGCACCATACACTCCCCACGCTTGGGATGCTGCCGCTTTGTTAGCATTGGCAGCGCAATCCGCTAAAGATAATACAGGGGTCGGCATAGCCAGCAAAATCCGTGAAGTTGCCAACGGTCCAGGTACAGAAGTTGCTGATGTCTGCGAGGGACTGAAGTTACTCAAAGAAGGTAAGAAAATTAACTACCAGGGAGCCAGCGGCAACGTAGACATTGACCAAAATGGCGATGTGGTCGGTGTTTACGATGTTTGGACAGTTGGCGACGACGGTAAAATTAAGACGATAGATAAAGTTAGCCCTAAGTAA
- a CDS encoding glycosyltransferase family protein, translated as MSKNTKPRILIVSMRNLHCQAFRSAEYEFEDAICTFDYADILTPEFASGFSPQINKKLANYAGLTLGNGKLLKSGCRTSTVDKEYDLLFFICQHFWDITCINSIKQWREKSHKAVLWIDEIWAKEVLEHKTKLCLELVKDFDYIFTTQAKSVDAIANLLHRPCYSLPYAVDAIKFCPYPLPPQRNIDVYSIGRRSPIVHKALIELAEKDNFLYLYDTLNGLQMMDYKEHRTLYINIIKRSRYFIANKAKFDNVNQTGNQEELGSRFFEGAAGGAVMIGTPPICEAYATYFNWQDAVIQIPYNAADIADIIAKLDAQPERIKRIRQDNIINSLLRHDWVYRWSEILNKVGLEQTPEMLSRQADLKNLAKLVIKA; from the coding sequence ATGTCAAAAAATACCAAACCCCGAATTTTAATTGTCTCAATGAGAAACTTGCATTGTCAAGCTTTTCGCTCTGCTGAGTATGAATTTGAAGATGCTATTTGCACTTTTGACTATGCTGATATACTTACACCTGAATTTGCATCTGGTTTCTCTCCGCAAATAAATAAAAAGTTAGCAAATTACGCGGGATTAACTTTAGGTAACGGCAAGCTTCTCAAATCGGGTTGCCGGACATCAACTGTAGATAAAGAATATGATTTATTATTTTTTATCTGCCAGCACTTTTGGGATATTACCTGTATAAATTCAATAAAACAATGGCGAGAAAAGAGTCATAAAGCTGTTTTATGGATAGATGAAATATGGGCGAAAGAAGTTTTGGAACATAAGACTAAGCTTTGTTTGGAACTTGTCAAAGATTTTGATTATATTTTCACGACTCAAGCCAAGAGTGTTGATGCGATCGCTAATCTACTTCACCGTCCTTGTTACTCTCTACCTTATGCCGTCGATGCGATAAAATTTTGCCCTTATCCGCTTCCACCTCAAAGAAATATTGATGTTTATAGTATCGGTCGTCGTTCGCCAATAGTACATAAAGCTTTAATAGAATTAGCAGAAAAAGACAACTTTTTATATTTATATGACACTCTCAACGGTCTGCAAATGATGGATTATAAAGAACATCGAACTTTATATATTAATATAATTAAAAGAAGCCGTTATTTTATAGCTAATAAAGCTAAATTTGACAACGTTAATCAAACAGGTAATCAAGAAGAATTAGGTTCTCGCTTTTTTGAAGGAGCAGCTGGAGGAGCAGTAATGATTGGGACTCCTCCAATTTGTGAAGCTTATGCCACATACTTTAACTGGCAAGATGCAGTAATTCAAATACCTTACAATGCCGCTGATATAGCTGATATCATAGCAAAACTTGACGCACAACCTGAACGCATAAAGAGAATACGTCAAGACAATATTATTAACTCACTATTACGCCACGACTGGGTATATCGCTGGAGCGAAATATTAAATAAAGTCGGACTCGAACAAACACCAGAAATGTTATCTAGACAAGCCGATTTAAAGAACCTAGCCAAGTTAGTAATAAAAGCATAA